CCTCTTCCCTCCCATGCCTGTCTGATGGCTGCTTTGTTTGTGGGCCCATCCAGCAATCATGGTGGCCAGCGAAAGGAGCTGACTCCacctagtgtgctgttttcccCACCTCAGGATCAAGAGCATCCTCTGCAAGGATTCTCTTTGGTGGGAACATGGGAATGTGGATGAAACTATCTTCACAGTCTGAGCTGCTGAGGCAATGACTGCAGGGTGCCTCTGTCCTCTGGGAAGCCCGGCTGGAAGGCACTTGGCAGTGGTGCCTGCTGTGGCTGCGGCAGGGGCTAGGCTGCAGGACGAGGCCTCCAGAAGGCGGGTGGTGCGGCAGGCAGGGCCTCGAAGCCTCTGGGTGCCATGTTGGCATAGTGGACTAGGGCACTCGCGGTGTTGCTGGGCCAGGCTCTGGGGTGCAGACTGCCTGCACTGCAGCGATGAGGCCAGGAAGAGGCAGCAGTGTTCACAGCTGTTGACTCCCTTGAGCCAGCCCTCCACATGGTCATCACTGCACGTGCTCAGTGTCTCTGACCTGGCTTGTCCAGGTTCTCTGATGTGAATCCTTACAGCATCGGGGCTTGCAGTGCCCTGGTCCCTTGCGTGGTCACCTGGAGGCCTGTGGTCCACCTTTGCCGTGTGGGCTCCTAACGTTCCAAGTTCTTCTACCAAGGGGGGTTGCAGGGAGGTGCCACCTTGCTGCTGGGGTGTCTCTCGACCTGTGTCCTCTCTGTCATAAGCCCAGATAGGGCCTGGTGTCGGGGTCCCAGTGGGCTTGCTGGGCCAGGCCGGTCCTGTGGTTCCAGAGCTGCCCAGGTAAGATGTTGAAGTGACGGGCCCAGTAGCCCTGTTCAAAATTGTAGTTAGGGAATGGGCTCCCAACATCCAGGTCTGTCGGGAGCTGTGGCATAGAGTTCCAGCACAGGCATTTTCATGTGCAAGGCCTGACCTCACTGGGCGACAGGCTGGCCTCATCTTGAGCCTCTGGGCCCCTCACAGAGCGGCTTGCTGCCCTGGGTTCTGGTGAAGCCTCCTTGTGCTGCTGGGCCTCGGCCTCAGCCTTGGGGACAGCTCCATcaggccaggctgggggaggacaAGGCTTTTGTCCCAGAGGGACTGATGGCATGAGTCCCTGGAGCTGagctggtggggtggggagggacagtCTGTCCCCCTCACATAGGGGCCCAATGCCAGGGGGCGCCCTCAAGGACCCTCACTTGAGTTCTGCTGGAAAAAGCAGACATGGTCACCGAGCCCATCGGGCCTCTCCAGGGCTGGGTCTCACAGGCCTGGGCCTCTGGAGTCCTTGAGGTCCCCGTGTGTTCCCCTGGCCTGACACTGAGGACACCTCTGCAGGCTGCTGATCCCAGGGTGAGGGCTGTGTGCAGCCTGGGGTGGGGCAGCTTTCAGGGAACCTCAGGTCGGTCCTGAAATGGCTCCCAGGCTTTAGTCTGGCTCAGGGCTTCCTGCCTCACACCCTCACCTCAGGGCTGTTCAGCAGCCCTGATTCAGAACTCAGGTGAAAGGGATCTTCACTGTCACCCAGCCCCCTTGCCACCTTGCATGGGGTTTGTCTCCACAGTGGGTGAGAAGTGAATGGGCACGGGtttccctctgccctccaggccGTCCACCCCATGCCAGGGCTGGACAAATCCCATGCCCGGCTGAACTCTTGGTTCTGGCTCTGGGTCAGGGCTTCCCCCCGTGCCCTCTGCCCGAATCCTCTCTGGGTCAGGGACACCAATTCTCTCTTGTCCCCCTGGCTTGTTGTCTTGACAGTCTTGGAGGGGCACTCAAGAATGAGGGATCCTGCTGCTTGGAGGCAAGGGTGGGGGCTTCCACACCTGGATCTGACTGCCCCAGTGCCCTTCAGGGCCCTTTGGCGGGGCGATGGGGACAATGTGGAAAGAGGGGGAGGGAAGTTGGGGGGTCCTGCCCACAGCCCCTGCCTGTCTGCACCTCACGTCCATCACACATGCGCTCAGTGCCTGCCCTGAGGACTGGCAGACCCATTTTACTTCcttagaggaggaagaagaggtgcAGGAGGAAGGTCAGGTAGGAGGGCTGATGGGGCCAGGGCACTCCCCACCATTGACTGCCCCAGAGGGTGACTCGGGAGGGGACTTGGTGCTGGAGCCCACCTGGGGGTGGCAGGTCCCAGTGTTTCCTTGTGAGTTCCTTCATGGAGGTTTGAAGGATCCTGAGGACCACGTTGTCCTTGGGGGCCCAGCTCTGAAAGAGTCGCTCCTGAAACTCCCAGATGGTGCTCCAGGAAAGCTTCATGAGGTGCTCTAGGGACAGGGCGGGTATCAGGCCAGGAGGATTCCCTTGGGGGGGATCTGTGCCTGCACCCCATTtccaccaggcccacctcccaCTGGTTGGTGCCTGGTCCTCCTTGGCCACCCTGGGGTCCAGCTGTGCACAGGAGGCCACAGCTGGGGAAGGCCAGGCAGGGAAGTGCTCACCACACTCCTGACTTTCATCTGGGTCATGTACGGGGTGGGCTCAGTGTCATCGTGCCTTGCCCAGCCCACCACCCCCCCTTCAAGACAGAGCAGACAGTCATAGGGACAGTATAAGGACACTTCCCTCAGGCCAGCCAGGGTCTGTCCTGCTAATTCCCCCAGGCACCCTCGGGCACACAGGACTTACCCCTGTGTATTTTGAATGATGCATGCACCATGGCCGACAGTACCCCCTCGCCCTCCAAGATGAGCACATCCCACAGTTGCAGGGTGAGCCTGAAGGATTTTGTTGGGACAGGAGGTGTGGGAGGACCTGCCTTTCTGGGCTGGGGTCAGAGGCCTGAGCAGGGCCACCTGGGGTTTCAGTCTCCTGGAGTGCTGGGAACCCCTTTCCATGGGATGAGAGCCCCCTATAAAGCAGGGTCAGACAAGGTCCTGCAGCTCCTCATGGGGGACCCACCTCAGCAGCGCTGTTGCTTCTGGAAGGAGGGGCTTCCTGAGGACTTTGGGCTTCCTTGGGCCCTCCCAAGTTGGGTCCTGGTCCAGTCTGCTCATAAGGCTGGGCCTAAGCCCTGGCCTCTGCCATGGGATACCCCCTCTCAAGCAGGGCCTGCTTTGTGTGTCATGCAGGGACCTGCCTGTGCCTCCTGTGGGCTGGGGGTGAGCCGAGTCCTCTTGGTGGAGCTGGACCCCTGAGCTGGGGCAGCTGGGCACTGTGTCCATGGGCTGGGGTCTCCCTGTGCCTCCTTACCCCATCAGTGAAACACCGGAGGAGCCACCACAGCATGAAACCCTCAATGCACAGTCCTTCCTTGCCCTGCAGGGAGGGGCAGAGGTACTCAGGGCCTCCTGAGCTGCCCTGCAATCCTCCTTTTCAGGCCCCTCTGCAGACCCTTCCTCAAGGGGCAGAACCCTGGGTGGTGGCCAGGGGTCTTCCACACGTCCATGCACGACGGCCGGTGGACACACTTCCCTTAGCCCTGCTTAGCCAGAGCCTCTGGATCCTCTGGGGCAGGAAAAGGAAACCCAACTTCAAACTCAATGGAGAATCCCCATCCCAGGTCAGGCCATGGCTGGGACTCGGCCTCTTGCCAGCCCCACGAGGGGCTCGAGTCTCCCCTGGCCCATGGGACCCAGGGTGTCGTTCACTCACCAGGTGTCTCATGATCTTCAGGAAGGACTTATGCAGCACCTGCTCCTGGTACAATAGGAGCCTCCGGAGCTGGGCAGTCTTTGGGCTGTAG
The window above is part of the Symphalangus syndactylus isolate Jambi chromosome 14, NHGRI_mSymSyn1-v2.1_pri, whole genome shotgun sequence genome. Proteins encoded here:
- the LOC129462394 gene encoding uncharacterized protein, encoding MRPACRPVRSGLAHENACAGTLCHSSRQTWMLGAHSLTTILNRATGPVTSTSYLGSSGTTGPAWPSKPTGTPTPGPIWAYDREDTGRETPQQQGGTSLQPPLVEELGTLGAHTAKVDHRPPGDHARDQGTASPDAVRIHIREPGQARSETLSTCSDDHVEGWLKGVNSCEHCCLFLASSLQCRQSAPQSLAQQHRECPSPLCQHGTQRLRGPACRTTRLLEASSCSLAPAAATAGTTAKCLPAGLPRGQRHPAVIASAAQTVKIVSSTFPCSHQRESLQRMLLILRWGKQHTRWSQLLSLATMIAGWAHKQSSHQTGMGGKRLSILLVP